In a genomic window of Desulfomonilia bacterium:
- a CDS encoding ABC transporter ATP-binding protein: MSHHIVEAVSLEYTYPDGTKALDGINFKIIHGESVGIVGANGAGKSTMLLLLNGCLTPSSGFVRIGDFPLTDKTVKDVRKRVGTIFQDPDDQLFMPTVYDDVAFGPLNMGIPIEEVKNRVETALAMVDAIHLKNRPPYRLSGGQKKAVAIATVLSMTPDILLLDEPSSGLDPKSRRQLIDWLKSFHHTKIIATHDLDLVLDVCERTIVINDGRVAADGNTHDIFSDTMLLEVNHLEKPLSMQIKST, translated from the coding sequence ATGAGCCATCATATTGTTGAAGCTGTCAGCCTTGAATACACATACCCGGACGGCACAAAGGCCCTTGACGGTATAAATTTCAAAATAATCCACGGGGAAAGCGTTGGCATTGTGGGAGCTAATGGTGCAGGCAAGTCAACGATGCTTCTGCTTTTAAACGGCTGCCTTACTCCGTCATCGGGTTTTGTCAGGATCGGCGATTTTCCGCTTACTGATAAAACAGTCAAAGATGTGCGTAAAAGGGTCGGCACGATTTTTCAGGACCCCGACGACCAGCTTTTCATGCCTACTGTTTATGACGATGTAGCTTTCGGTCCGCTCAATATGGGCATTCCCATTGAAGAAGTAAAAAACCGGGTGGAAACAGCACTTGCAATGGTTGATGCAATACACCTGAAGAACAGGCCGCCGTACAGGCTTTCGGGAGGGCAGAAAAAGGCGGTGGCAATCGCAACAGTCCTTTCCATGACGCCCGACATACTGCTCCTTGACGAACCCAGCAGCGGGCTCGACCCCAAATCGAGAAGGCAGCTCATCGACTGGCTCAAGTCCTTTCATCATACGAAGATAATAGCGACTCACGACCTCGATCTCGTGCTTGATGTCTGCGAAAGAACAATAGTCATAAATGACGGTCGTGTTGCGGCGGATGGAAATACTCATGATATTTTTTCGGACACCATGCTCCTGGAAGTCAACCATTTGGAAAAACCCCTGAGCATGCAAATAAAATCGACTTGA
- the cbiQ gene encoding cobalt ECF transporter T component CbiQ — protein sequence MAGIEKALNSIGSLNLLSLQDTPVHRVDPRSKILVTVFFIFITVSFPKYELSGLLPLIIYPVATMSLGRVPLKNMGLKIVAVSPFAIAIGIANPFIDRQTVMSIGSLDISGGTISFISILIKFILTVGTALTLVATTGFETMCAGLIRLKIPRVFAVQLLFMYRYIYVLFDEALRMIRAYSLRSFRTYPDIKITGSLVGQLLLRSMNRAERIHNAMISRGFDGEVRIMKTMRMRPADYSYMIFWCVFFFLCRTYNLPQALGHLIIRTVS from the coding sequence TTGGCAGGTATTGAAAAAGCACTGAACTCTATCGGCAGCCTTAACCTGCTGTCCCTCCAGGACACACCCGTTCACAGGGTTGATCCGCGTTCAAAGATTCTGGTGACCGTTTTTTTTATTTTCATTACCGTTTCTTTTCCGAAGTATGAACTTTCAGGTCTGCTGCCGTTGATCATATATCCGGTTGCCACAATGTCTCTGGGAAGGGTACCCTTAAAGAACATGGGCCTGAAAATCGTTGCAGTGTCGCCATTCGCCATCGCCATAGGTATTGCAAACCCCTTTATTGACCGTCAGACTGTAATGAGTATCGGCAGCCTGGACATCTCAGGCGGTACAATTTCATTCATATCGATATTGATTAAGTTTATCCTGACAGTTGGAACCGCTCTTACACTGGTTGCTACAACCGGATTCGAGACCATGTGTGCCGGTCTCATCAGGCTCAAGATCCCGAGGGTCTTTGCGGTTCAGCTTCTGTTCATGTACCGGTATATATATGTGCTGTTCGATGAAGCATTAAGAATGATCCGCGCATACAGTCTCAGGTCATTCCGCACTTACCCTGACATAAAAATTACCGGCTCCCTTGTCGGTCAACTTCTGTTAAGGTCAATGAACAGGGCGGAGCGAATCCACAACGCAATGATTTCAAGAGGTTTCGACGGCGAGGTTAGAATAATGAAAACAATGAGAATGAGACCTGCTGACTATTCATACATGATATTCTGGTGCGTGTTCTTCTTTCTGTGCAGAACTTATAACCTGCCGCAGGCCCTTGGCCATCTGATAATAAGGACAGTATCATGA